The genome window TATCAACTTGAAACTGTTTTAGGGTCATCAAAGACGTTACCATGATGAAGCATGTTAAGTTTGGCATTGAAATCTTAAAGAATAAGGAAACGATTAACAATTCACTTTTTTGTTTTTGACTATGCAACGCTAATGCTTAAAATAATCATAAAGAAATCTCATGAACTAAAAGTCATATTCACTCCAAATGTGGTCTTTGGACTCATCACAATAGTCCCTAAAGAGTTGGAGAAAATAGTGTTGATGCATTCCAAGATGGCCACACTATAACAGTAGATGCATGTTAGCACATATGCTAATATGTTAAGAAATACTTCAGAAATCTTATTCTCATGAACCATATGACCAAATTTGGAATGTAGGCTCATGGTGCAGGTCTTAACTTAGTTTGAGAAAAGCTATGGGATTAGTCAAAAGATGGCTGAGTTATTGACAAATCAAAAATCAGATTTTACGTGTCCatttaaccctttacacttgtgGAAATcagcctatatggatagggctagattgaaatgtttcttccagaagaaatatgaaaagcatatgcataaccatggtagcaattgaaagggtaCAGTTTTGAGATTGTGGGAAAATTATTAGACCATAAAGTGAGgtcacaacagttcacctgacacaaatATGAATCCAGAAATTACACTGTTGACTTtgggcattttacatttactgtactttttgccTCATTTGTTGATAATGAAATCTGAAAAAACTCTGGATACGTTCAGgaacatgataagaatattcctggaaaatgtggggtaggtgcaacataagagggtttgagtgagagaacTAACTGGTATCTCTTGGTGGCCACACACCTGTCCAAaatgtgcacagttcctaagtaatttcaatgcaattttatgactcaaagaagagtcaaCTATGTGGtgcttttttgagctctcctagctgtgccattGAGGAACTAGACCAAGctcacttgtagttgttttgaaCACAACCATTCAACCCCGCCCTTACACAATTACTGTTTTTGTATACGTAATCCAAAAACGGTCCATTATAAATCAcagtctgggtcaggtgggcatcatttggatcctgttctattgccaacatgactagctaagttataaaatacgatATTTCAGTGATATgctttcacaatgcaattcagGGAAACATGCATTTTGATGTGCATAGAAAGGAGacatgagtgcattcaggtgtgTGTACCGTGGCAAATTTTCTTCGCAATAGACAAATGGAGtaattctgttcagaacaaccaagggtatgacgccatgtcatcttgtaactacaTCAAACATAttgatcataaacattgacactgTATCTGACGAGTTTTATTATACGGAAATATGAcatgcacatttggactcatcggtGTTTcacttgcttgtatgacatcaaagcggtatttattataatcctcaatgtctcagtcctcttaatttacagcattttcGTCCCTCAGAATGTATATTTTTGCAAAAAATTCCCAATTCGCGTGAGGTGCTCAGAATGGCTTTCTGTCAAAACCAATACAGCACTGTGAAGCACAGAGCTagagctctgatgtcatgtatagcatgttactgtacagccactgcattccaatttaggcatttatcagtgcccaaatctgTAAATCCACTCCACAGTGGCCTATCAACTTGTCATCGCTATCATGGACGTCCCACACTGAATTTGGTGTTGATATCTCAAAAAACAAGGAATCTTTTAACAACTCATTCTTTACATATGTAACGCTAATGCTGAAAATCATCTCCAATCATCTTCTAATGAACCATATGTCAGATTCACTCCATAATTTGTATTTAGACTCATGATTGCACGTAAAGATATTGTTCCTACATGATAGAGTGCTTGCTTTGTTATCCAACTGATCTTGTCCTTTCTGTCATCCTGTGAACCCCATTCATTGCTGCTCAGTTATATTTTAAATTTAAAATCCTAAATCCTGTTCCCAAGTTTATCTCAATGATTGTAGGCATGGAGTGCCAAAAGTTCATAATTTTGAATACACAGTGGATGGGCATAATTTTGGCATTGTGTTGGTTTTGAATATGTCACCCCAAATGGTGTGAGATGGTACCTGTGGGAAATATATATATTGGGCCAATCTCAGGCTTGTAAGTATCTAAAGAAATGGGCATTTGGAAAATGTAATGTATTTGAAAGAAATTAAAATAATGCAAAGGTGCCATCTTTATAGAGGTCACTGAGTGATTTCACACCATTTTGTCTCCATATAGCAAAAGCTTTGTCTGCAAGGGATGGTGGAAATAGCCTACAAACTAAAGGTGAGTAGGCAAGAATATCACTAATATCTAGGTCCAGCCTTAGGTTATTCCATATCTTGAGAGTTTGTATGACCAGGTAATCTTTACTGAAGGTAGCAAATGGAGCTTGTAGGGGAGAGCATACGATAGCTCTTAAAGATTTGGATACAGGATTTGGATTATATAATTGACCCTGGAGTTAAAGTCACGAGGCTGAATCCAAAACACGATATTATGAATGTTTGCAGCCCAATAATATTTCTGAAAGTGAGGGAGCCCCAAACCCCCTAGTTCTTTTAGATTTTGCAGTATGGCTTTATGGATTTGTGGCTTTTATTATTCCATATAAACAATGAGATCATTGTGTCCAGCACCTTAAAGTTTTAGGTACAGCAATGAGGTAAACACCGGTAAAGACTGTACTTTCAATCTCAAATGATCCCTGGAATGTTACTAGGATCAGATTCTTCTGCATGTGGGTGATAAGTTGAATTACTCCTATTTAACATGATCTATGTATTCGTCATCTGGAGCCAAGTAACTACCAGGTGCATAGAGAACGCTGTCACAGTGTCAAATTTATCCAGTAAGTAACTTTATCCACTGAGTATTGCAACTCTCCTTAGAGAGGTTCACCTGCATCATAAATTCATGACTCAGGAGAGCTATAGCTCAAAACCAGTTGCAATAATAGCTTAGTCTGTTGTCCATCAGTTGATCAGATTTGAAAGTATTTGCATCAAATGGCACTGATCAGAACAATGTGAACGAGATATATTACAAATTGTAATTTATATTTTAGGTCTTGCTTTAGATATTGCCGTTGTTGTAGCAATAGTTTATGTACGAGGACATTTTATGAGAGCCCTAATCTCTCATGAACAGATGCAATTTCTTAATATTTTAGTTATGGGTGTCTGAGATTGAGAGCCCTAGCTACTGCACAAGACCATTCCTCTACAGTAGCAATTTAGTTTCTATTTAATGTTTCCCAGTTTGTATATTTATGACCTACTTTATTGCAACATATTATGCAGCAAAAATCACACTGATAATGTCATGGATTGTGTTGAAAATATATGAACTATGATGAAGTAGATAAACGTGTCCACTCCACCCTCAGAATTCAGCCTCTGATATGACATACATTCTCATATTCTCAGTATCTCTTTACCCAAGGTCACCCTAGTATTACTGGAATTACCTGTATTTTTTGAATTTCAACCTCAACTCCAGGGAACgcataaaataataaatacatttaatgtaCAAACTAAACATACAATTCTGTATCATATTTAATATTGTTTGTATATATGTGCATGGTTCATGCTGTTTTAAACCGACACCTCTCTTACACTCAAGTGTTTGCCTCCTTGTTTTCACTCATTAGATTGAATCAGGCTACAAGTTACATCAAGCCATGATGTTTGAATGTGACTCATTTTCTCCAAAGCGTTTCCTTAATAGATTTTGCTACTTATGTTTGTACATGTTTAACTTGTTCCCTTAATTATGGTGTTGTATTGTAGTCCACATATGCCTTAATTATAAAATTCAGGGGCCAAATCACCAATTTATGTTGTAGAGATGTCTCTCTTTGAAAGACATTTACAGCCACATACTACTGAAAAGTGGAAATGCTATGTTAGCTGTTTGAATTATGTAATCAAATGATGAAATGTTCTCAGATAAATGACTAGTTGAGAATGAAACAGCATGACACAACATTCTCATGTTCTCCCAATCTGTGAATGGACTGCAAGATCAGATGTGTATCTACAGTAGTTTGTAAAAATGTTCTCAGCTTTCTAACAATGCAAGTAAAGCCAGCCTCGAAGCTGTTGCATTTGTAATGTCCTAGATTGGAAATAATAAAATCATGAATGTTTTGTCTATCTCCTGTGATGTATTTCAGGCATCGTTCTAGAGCACTTTGATCAAGTCAAAGCTAGTACTGCTTCCTCAATAACCAGGgtagggcgtcattgtaaataagaacctgttcttaactgacttgcctagttaaataaatataaaaatagcaCTAGAATCTTATCACCCCCATCAGTGCACATTGCAATTATCACTTACAATGATATTCCCTATACACATCTTTCACACCTTCCTATTATTAAGCCAGCTATCATACAGTAAGCCTATTATTTAAATATAGATACGTATCACCCCATTAGTAATCATAATTTGAAGCTTGTGGGGATTGTCATGTCACAAATCCTAAATGATTTCTTCCTCTGTTCTTATATGCTAATCTTCCCTGGTATGTGACCAAACTATCACCTGGGGGAATACTCTCTTTTCAATCCAGACTGATCCAGGGGTTATAAAAAATGATGGCTCTGAAGAGGATGAAAAAAATCACCTGGATTGGAAAACATGCCAATGTTATTTATGACGCTTATGAGGACACACTAGTACACCTGAACAACTATCAAAGGTCGTGAAAAGATGAGATTTTACCATTCATTTCACCATTATCATCTAAGAAGAAGGCTGATTTGAGGTTATGCATTTCATCAATTCCATTTAGATAAATATCACTAAGAGAGCCTTTACAATTTTTATATTTTACATATTTTGTAATCTGATGCAAATATATAGTTaatcaaatgttttaaaaaaaatctaaatccaTTTCAGCCTTGGGTTCCTAGGATATGCAATAAGTGGATTGATTATGCGTGTCCTGATCAAGAAAAGTGATTTAGAATGAAATAATTGAAATGTGTGTTCAGGACGAGGAAAAATGTTGTATTACGATTGAGGGTGTAGTAAGAGGAACTATCAGTGTTCTGCTTTTGTTGTGCGCCTTATAGTGATAAAAAAACAACTACACAGTTCCCACTTTTGTTTATTCCAGTTGATTTACCATATGGGAGAAAATATAATACTAGAGAATTAACAAAAACAATGTCAAAATATTAATTGTTGGAAATGGGTGAAAAATCTATTATGACATTTTATGTCATCATACTGGACAACTATCCAGTCTTCAAAAGAAGAATCAGTAGAATAATTTTTGTTTTCTGTGACAGCCATAGACATAATGGCTATGTGGCACACACACTAAGTTTAGAATCAGATGCAGGTTGATTGGTATACATTCATTAAAAATCATAGTTCAGCCCATAGCCAACAGGCAGAGAAATATGCATTTAGTCTTAAGTGTTGTGTAAACTTTTGGGTGGTGACGTTTATCTCTTCTCTCTAGGCTTCCCTACAGTGGGCGTTCAGAAAATGCTGTGTAGCTTTTCACACGTGCAAAGAAGAAAGATGCATACATCTGGTCCAAGTCGAAGGCAGTGACAACAGTTTCTCCAGTggatctaaaaaaaaaacattaaagtcACATTTACACTGCTTTAGGAGATGCATACACCTGAGAACGCAATGAAAAGTTACATTCGCAATCACTTTTCTCTCTTGCAATGACATTCATTGAATGAATGCTGTCAAATCAAAACCCTAACTTCCCAGTGTATTACCTGTAGTTGATGTGGCAGGAATGGTGAATCCAATTCAGCTTGTTTAAGCTCTGGCGCCCACCAGACGACAGCTGCAGTCCCACGTGAAAGCTGTGCTCCGTCTCGGGTGCCGCTGGGTTCCGCCGGCAAAACCGAGAGTTTCTCTGGTACTCTGACACCTTCTGTCAAGAGAGAACACGCACACAGGGATCTGGACAGTCAGAACTGGACAGCCAAAGCACTCTTCAATCATCTGTGAACAATGACATGAGTCCAAAAAGTATTTTATCCTATCCTGTGTCCTGCACTGAACCAGTTCATAGGTAAGGAAACTGACTACCTTGTTGGGTTTAAGGTATAACAGGAAAACTaacgggcctcccgagtggcgcagtggtctaaggcactgcatcgctagCAGTGCCACTAGagttcctggttcgagtccaggctctgtcgcagccggccgcgaccggaagacccatggagcggcgcacaattggcccagcgtcgtccgggttagaggagggtttggcccgcagagatgttcttgtcccattgcgactcctgtggcaggccgggcgcaatacatgctgacacggttgccaggtgtacggtgtttcctgcaacacattggtgcggctggcttcctggttaagctgggttgtgttttggaggacacacggctctcaaccttcgcctctcccgagtccgtatgggagttgcagcgatgggaaaaAACTAACtttcaattggataccacgaaattggggagaaaaaggggtaaacaaATAAATAACAGGAAAACTAAATATGCAAATACCTTCCCACATCAATTAATCCCAGTCCAATGCTGTAACTTCTCTCACTCACCTCTTCTTTTCTCTTGGAGACAACAACAAAGACTTTGGTTTGATTGTCTGTGTCCTGCGACAGACGGTAATGACCACACATAATGGACTCCACCCTGTGTAGAGGGAAAAGGAAAGCCATGAATGTTACAAATCCACTGTTGTGACCATCTAAAAACACATTATTTCCCTCAAATGTGTTACTCCAGACTTGGATGCCAGTGtatgcaggggcggaaatcccgggggggacgggggggacatgacccccccatcctgggaaaaatatgatttgtcccccccaatatatcactgaaacataactatgtaatttaaataatattaataatacgcaatgaaagcaattgtgctgattatagacacttaatagcgcgtttttaagtttcaaaagattgcgaccccccccaccctttgcctcacaatggtttgatccactgccagttccttagttggcaaggtaacagaggggtcgtgtctactgtctgaaaggcactcaatgaatgtaactgacgtgaggttaatctagtcaatcgcgcacacacactagctgaatatgcagagctagtgcgcaaatattaactattaagctagctagtacctattccatttatgtggcgtcgtcaaagatggaatctttgctatcgtcaatttattccaaggtcagcatgcagatgatgtaagttagtgcttcaaagtccctgtgataaggttagcaataaactgaagtccaaactgaacagaactacactctcttctaccattgtcttaaatatatttaatggtctcgttgcaaaagctaaattgtcgcaagggaacttttatttatttattttatttcacctttatttaacccgggtagcaaagattatagcaaacaccactgaaactgaattggtgctcgctagctttgcaaattcagctattgttggaagccagccaatatgaaacaaactattaaaattacaaaaggttgcagcatatgttgtgtaaatggtgaactcatacagctgtcaactcttgtcattttaatcagtttcacatttgctagctaccttttagatcgaagcccaaatagaatgatagaagcccatctcctactgtaaataacctacacactgtgtgtgtgtgtagccagccagccagccaggtagaaaaatggcagaaaaataaaagacggacatcagagtatttttcaatacaccaaaacgcatagtaagaaccctagtagcctaatatctcaaagactagttgataaaatgttcataagaaagaaatgaaattctaatggaaatgtttcacaatgatgtcattaggcagagcaggcaacagatggcacacagacagcagagttggggacagatatgcagggacatactggcagagacagggagtctcaggtaagtttggtgagtctttgtttggcaacattatgaaaggttctccatttttttgacttgtaaaataagaatataattggaaaatgccatggatacccactctcaacttaaactggtgactgaactaagatttgttaaaggcattggtattgctgttgtgattagttgtgtagttttgggtaccggtagttaggagtacggcaaacaccttatttctttggttcctcaatatacatttaccatattacaatgtaggctatgtgttacagcactacttttggtgtccccctcaggaattgctcttgagaaaatttcatgtaattgtcccctccaaagttgatatcagattttcgcccctgagtgTATGTTGCATTTTAAATACCTGGTGTTCCTGCTACGCAGACGAGGAACGGTGACCAGTGGGTCTTCAGGCGTGGTCAGCATCATGACTTGGCCATCAGGGAAGAAACGCAGATATCTGGGGACACAAACAGTATAGCTAGTCTTGTCCGACTGTACAGTCATTAGCATGTCATAACAAGGACGCCAGTGACTGACTGAAGCACCGACCTGTAATACTCCACCTGGTGCCAAGCCCTGTAGAATCCATCAAGGGACTCCTCTCCCTGACGGATGTATGCTGTTTTGCTGATGTAAACACCTGCAAAATCAACATTGAATACCATATATTGAATTTATCAAACATAAGAAGCATCTGATAAAATGGGACCAATCTAGTTTTAGCTATGCAACCTTTGCTAGACATGCCAATTGTGCATTGTTATTGAGAAAATGGAGAAGTATATGAAACAAATCCACTTATGTtagaagggtttttctttctctaAGGATGATAAGTAATATTCCTTAGTGTTTACCATCAAAGCGCACACGTGGCCTCTCAAGAAACATGTCCCTCCAGGAGTTGAAGGGTACCAGTTTGGTACAGCTCCGGCCCCACACTCTTAGACAGGCCGAACGCCAAATTTCTGGGTCCCTGAGGAGAAATTTACACCAAGGGCATAACAATctgtttcatttaaaaaaaacaatacatcATTCAAGAGCCTGTTTTGACACAGTGTATGGACAGTGTTTCACAGCACTAGAACGTTCAGCATGAATTCAAATGAATCAAAACCATGTTTGTGGCAAGTACATTTAAAATATGTTGGATTTGTAATGACTGGTCTGACCTAGCACAAATGTAGAAGCCTCTACAGACTAGGGAGAGCTGCTCCAGGGCACGCAGGTCCAGATCACTAGACACAACCCAACGGAATATGTATATCAAGACCTCTGGAGGCAGGGCTGTGGACAGAAACCCAAAGGAACAGACTGACAGTGAGAGAGATGATGTAATGTATAGAAGTCCATCAAAGTTTGTGTAAAGGCAAAGCAGACAGAAAATCCAGTATACTAATTGAGTACTGCAAATCCAATATTCTCCCAGACAGTGGTTCATTGAGCGGTTTATTGAGAGGTTCCAATCCTGACCAAGACCCCAGTGGGATTGTATGCGGGTGCATCTTAATAAACCACTGTGGTAGCATGAGAGTTGCCaacataacttttttaatgttattGGATGTGTGGATTTTTCCCTTCTAACTATCGCAAAAACTCTACCTGAGATGTGCATCTGAGTCATCTCCATCTCAGGAACACATATCTTCAGAGAGTTGTCTTGCAGAGTGAGCTGCTGATGGAAGTAGGCCAGTAGATCCTCTATTTCACCATCCATGTCATTCTCATTGCTAGGAAACAG of Salmo salar chromosome ssa01, Ssal_v3.1, whole genome shotgun sequence contains these proteins:
- the fbx9 gene encoding F-box only protein 9 isoform X3; the protein is MAESIINSRGIVEDHEGDNEDTDDSNLQVELNVFRAQWMSELKPNSGSNGGNRGLSSRAADLRRKQELAREEKARELFLKAVEEEENGAVYEAIKYYRRAMQIVPDIEFKINYSRSPDPDGGNENDMDGEIEDLLAYFHQQLTLQDNSLKICVPEMEMTQMHISALPPEVLIYIFRWVVSSDLDLRALEQLSLVCRGFYICARDPEIWRSACLRVWGRSCTKLVPFNSWRDMFLERPRVRFDGVYISKTAYIRQGEESLDGFYRAWHQVEYYRYLRFFPDGQVMMLTTPEDPLVTVPRLRSRNTRVESIMCGHYRLSQDTDNQTKVFVVVSKRKEEKVSEYQRNSRFCRRNPAAPETEHSFHVGLQLSSGGRQSLNKLNWIHHSCHINYRSTGETVVTAFDLDQMYASFFFARVKSYTAFSERPL
- the fbx9 gene encoding F-box only protein 9 isoform X1, with the translated sequence MAESIINSRGIVEDHEGDNEDTDDSNLQVELNVFRAQWMSELKPNSGSNGGNRGLSSRAADLRRKQELAREEKARELFLKAVEEEENGAVYEAIKYYRRAMQIVPDIEFKINYSRSPDPDGGNENDMDGEIEDLLAYFHQQLTLQDNSLKICVPEMEMTQMHISALPPEVLIYIFRWVVSSDLDLRALEQLSLVCRGFYICARDPEIWRSACLRVWGRSCTKLVPFNSWRDMFLERPRVRFDGVYISKTAYIRQGEESLDGFYRAWHQVEYYRYLRFFPDGQVMMLTTPEDPLVTVPRLRSRNTRVESIMCGHYRLSQDTDNQTKVFVVVSKRKEELVFSHRCNSHTDSGEAKVESRVSSKTQPSLTRKPAAPMCCRKHRTPGNRVSMYCARPATGVAMGQEHLCGPNPPLTRTTLGQLCAAPWVFRSRPAATEPGLEPGTLVALLAMQCLRPLRHSGGPLVFLLYLKPNKKVSEYQRNSRFCRRNPAAPETEHSFHVGLQLSSGGRQSLNKLNWIHHSCHINYRSTGETVVTAFDLDQMYASFFFARVKSYTAFSERPL
- the fbx9 gene encoding F-box only protein 9 isoform X2; this encodes MSELKPNSGSNGGNRGLSSRAADLRRKQELAREEKARELFLKAVEEEENGAVYEAIKYYRRAMQIVPDIEFKINYSRSPDPDGGNENDMDGEIEDLLAYFHQQLTLQDNSLKICVPEMEMTQMHISALPPEVLIYIFRWVVSSDLDLRALEQLSLVCRGFYICARDPEIWRSACLRVWGRSCTKLVPFNSWRDMFLERPRVRFDGVYISKTAYIRQGEESLDGFYRAWHQVEYYRYLRFFPDGQVMMLTTPEDPLVTVPRLRSRNTRVESIMCGHYRLSQDTDNQTKVFVVVSKRKEELVFSHRCNSHTDSGEAKVESRVSSKTQPSLTRKPAAPMCCRKHRTPGNRVSMYCARPATGVAMGQEHLCGPNPPLTRTTLGQLCAAPWVFRSRPAATEPGLEPGTLVALLAMQCLRPLRHSGGPLVFLLYLKPNKKVSEYQRNSRFCRRNPAAPETEHSFHVGLQLSSGGRQSLNKLNWIHHSCHINYRSTGETVVTAFDLDQMYASFFFARVKSYTAFSERPL
- the fbx9 gene encoding F-box only protein 9 produces the protein MAESIINSRGIVEDHEGDNEDTDDSNLQVELNVFRAQWMSELKPNSGSNGGNRGLSSRAADLRRKQELAREEKARELFLKAVEEEENGAVYEAIKYYRRAMQIVPDIEFKINYSRSPDPDGGNENDMDGEIEDLLAYFHQQLTLQDNSLKICVPEMEMTQMHISALPPEVLIYIFRWVVSSDLDLRALEQLSLVCRGFYICARDPEIWRSACLRVWGRSCTKLVPFNSWRDMFLERPRVRFDGVYISKTAYIRQGEESLDGFYRAWHQVEYYRYLRFFPDGQVMMLTTPEDPLVTVPRLRSRNTRVESIMCGHYRLSQDTDNQTKVFVVVSKRKEEVSERSYSIGLGLIDVGRYLHI